Proteins encoded together in one Lathyrus oleraceus cultivar Zhongwan6 chromosome 5, CAAS_Psat_ZW6_1.0, whole genome shotgun sequence window:
- the LOC127080588 gene encoding uncharacterized protein LOC127080588 codes for MGRIADFLGAPQPVVRRRPNQVIIQGEEPTIDQVRPQRQALDERVTGARLEQQPIQREVPEEQPRRVIMVNRDQDADEVIHRVRRENMMENDLTSMIERIMAQNGLNTGLRRPNYSSPLSEYVLQTELPRGCKIPKFTKFSGDTSESTIEHIARYMTEAGDLANSENLRMK; via the coding sequence ATGGGACGCATAGCAGATTTTCTAGGCGCCCCACAACCTGTTGTTCGACGCAGGCCAAACCAGGTTATAATCCAGGGAGAAGAACCAACGATAGACCAGGTTCGACCACAAAGGCAAGCCCTTGACGAAAGAGTCACGGGGGCAAGATTGGAACAACAACCAATTCAACGGGAAGTCCCTGAAGAACAACCTAGGAGAGTGATAATGGTTAATAGAGACCAGGACGCAGACGAAGTAATTCATAGGGTCAGGCGGGAAAACATGATGGAAAATGACCTAACCAGTATGATAGAGAGAATCATGGCCCAGAATGGTCTAAACACAGGACTTCGACGGCCAAATTATTCTTCTCCTTTATCAGAATATGTCCTGCAAACAGAATTACCAAGGGGTTGTAAAatccctaagttcaccaaattctcagggGATACTAGTGAATCCACTATAGAGCATATAGCCAGATACATGACTGAGGCAGGGGATTTGGCGAACAGTGAGAACTTGAGGATGAAATAG